Genomic DNA from Paenibacillus donghaensis:
ATACGGTGTCCCTAAAAGGGGAAGGCTTCACCGCCCACGTCCAGGAGGGAGACCTTGTAGCCATCGGCCAATTACTACTGGAATTCGATTCCGCGCTGATTCACGGACGGGGACTGCCCGACATCACCTCAATCATCATCCCGCATGGTCTCGACGCAGTAGGCGAGGTGACGGAATATCCGGGCGAAGTGACCGCCGGACAGGAGAATGTGTTGTCCGTGAAGCTTCAGTAACTTCGTTATAAGTGCAGAAAAGATGGAGTTTGGTGAAATATAAGGATTTGATTATGCGTCGGGCTAACAACCAAACCATCCAGCTTAATGGTTGAGCCTTTCCGCCTAAAGGCTGTGAACAAAAGCAGAGAGTGGAACGTCACGTAGTCGTACATCCCCTTCCAATAGACAGTGAAAATACATTCATGAAATCATGAATGGACCACTGTAGACCGGGAGGGGATTTTTGTGTGCTGTAAATAAGGGGGAAAGGTTTAGGCGTTATGATGCTGCAGCCAGACAAGAGAGGCTGGAGATTAAGAATCAGTTTTTATTCTTCGGACGGGTGCTTGAACAAGGGTAGTCGAATTGAGCCAAGAAGAACGCGAACATTTAGAACAACTGATTAATAAAGGAAAAGTGGCCGGTTACAAGATTAAACATGCGGAAATGCTGCTGAAATCCGAAGAAGGCGAGCACGGCCCCTCGTGGCCAGATACTCGGATTGCAGAAGTCTACAATGTGAGTGAAAGAACCGTTCGGAATTTGCGGAAACGATTTGAGGCCGCGCTTGAGCGAGAAAAGCAAACCAACTACAGGACCAAGCTGGATGGCGAAGCCGAAGCAAAACTGATTGCAATCGCATGCAGTCAGCCGCCGGAAGGCTACAGCAGATGGTCGGTTCGGTTGCTCGCGGATCGCTTGGTCGAACTGGAAATCGTCGATGCCGTTTCGCACATGACCGTGCAGCGGGTGATGAAAAAACAAACTCAAACCATGGCTGAAGAAACAATGGTGTATTCCGGAAGCTTCTGGCGAGTTTGTTGCACACATGGAAGACGTGCTCGATGTCTGCCAGCGTCCTCATGATCCCAAGCGCCCGCTGGTGTGTCTCGACGAAACGAATCGGCAACTGACGTTGGAAACGCGGCCCTCCATTGCCGCCAAGCCGAATCAGCCGGAACGGATCGACTATGAATAAAAACGTAATGGCGTCGTCAATCTGTTCATGATGTTTGCGCCGCTGGAAGCCAAACGTCACGTGCACATCTCGGTATGGGGCTGCCTACAGGATTACTGTTTGTTATAAAAGCGGACACGGTTGACTATGGTGAATGGAAGTCCGGTGTCCGTGCTCCGGGAATTCTGATGTCTGCTTCAGGCGTTGCCAATAAATTAGGTTCGGGACTTGGAAGCGCAATTCCGGTGTGGCTGCTTGCTGCCGGGGGTTACGTGGCCAAACAGGAACAATCTGCGAAGGCACTGCAGATGATTGCTTTAAGCTATATCTGGCTGCCGGTTATTCTGGGTGTGGTAGCCATTCTTGTAATGGCTTTCGTTTACAGATGGGAAAAGCCACATGCAGAAATTGTAGCGGAGCTGGAAGCAAGGAGATTAAACAATAACTAATAAAGAGCTGCACTAGAGCGAACGGAAAATAAGTAAGGAGCAGTGTCCATAAGGAAGCTGCTCCTTACTCAGTTATAACGAATTTCCCATAGCTGCCGGAATTTCCGAGGTGTTTGGCCGGTGAATTTTTTGAATGACTTGGTGAAATAGCTCTGGTTATTAAAATGCAGCCGTTTGGCTGATTTCATGACATTGATAAATATGAAACAGAAGTTGCATTCTTGTGGCTCCGATGCTAAGCATCTTTAAAACGTACTTAGCAATAGATGGTGAAGTTCAAGAGTTTGAGTAAATTCATCGTTCAGCGTACTTTGTTGCAATGTGTGATCTACAATTGATCCACAGAGCAGTTTCCAATTTACTCTCCAATGCCATCAAGCATAATCCGCCTGGTACGGCGGTTACAGTCAGTTTATCAAGAAATGGCGACCGGTTACAGATGGCGGTAACCAATCATGGAATAGGTATTTAGAGGAGTCGAGCAGCAGAATATTCGAGCCCTTTGCTCGTAATGTTCAAGCCAGACAGAAAGAGGGAGCAGGACTGGGACTTGTGATTGCCAGTCAGATAGCTGAGTTGCACGGCGGTCGCTTGCTGCTTCAGCAACTCCCGGGAAAAACCACATTTATTCTGGAAATCCCCGAGCAACGATTTTAATAAAAATAAATTGCTATGTGAGAGGTATTTGAAAATCCCGGTTTCCGACATTCACTGATATGTTCCTCTTCTTTTAGTCAAACCGTTCCTTGTTTCATGGAGATTCGAAGCACGTGTTGTCCTCCTTGGATACCCGTGCTTTTTTTAGTGTGGAAAAGCATTTCAAAGACACGGCTAACGAAAGTCTAAACAAGACTATTACTATAAGCAATAATAATTCCTGAGAGTCTTTTTATTTTACAAGTTGGATACATCTCCTGAGAGGACAATAAAGGTTCTAATTTTGGAGGAGACTATGGGAAAAAAAAGAAACACATCTATCGCTCTACTGTTAGGTGCATTTATGCTTAGCCAACTGCGCTTAAAAACGAAATCGCTACTGCCGAGGCAACGGCGCGCAAGGCGCAGCTGGAGAGCGAATTGAATGAATTCGTTGCCCGGCTGAACGATGAGATGAACGCGGTGAATGCCGAGATTCAGGCCAGGGAGCTGGCCGATAAGAAGGAGAAATTGCAGGCAGCGGTGGTGCATGCACCAATAAATATAAATTGTTGATTTTTAAAGGAAGGGACTGTAATAGATTTGCATATGCAGTAGAGCTGTTAGCAGGCTTGTTAGTTAACTGAAAAAGGAAGAAAAAGGACCTAAATAAAGAGTTTTGCTTGATTTAGAATTATGATAAACTACAATTTTCAGGTGCTAAACCATGTATTAAAAATAGTATAGATCCAGTCATTGTAAACACTCAGGCAGATAATAAAATATAGAAGGGTGAACTGAAGAACTATGAGATCCAAAAAAATTTTGATTATTGAGGATGAAGAGGGGATTCGCGACATTCTCTCATATTCTTTGCGCAAGGAAGGATTTGAAATTCTTGAAGCAGCTAATGGTCAAGAGGGGCTTATGCTCCTGGAGCGAAATCATGCCGATCTGGTATTGCTTGACCTGATGTTGCCTGACGTAAGCGGTTTTGATATTTGCAAAAGGCTGTCATACACGTCACGTACACCGGTGATTATGATTACCGCCAAATCCGATATGCTGGATAAGGTACTGGGTATGGAACTTGGTGCTGATGATTATATTACAAAACCTTTTGACATCCGTGAGGTGATAGCTCGCATCCGTGCAATATTTCGGCGAATTGATCAAAAAGTAGAGAGTGGACAACCAACCGCTCGAGAAACTATACACTTGGGTAAAACCATTGTAATCTACCGAAACGAGCGTGAAGTATTGAAAGATGGAGAACGTGTGTTCTTGACCAACAAAGAGTATGAATTACTACCGTTTTTTGTTGAGCATAATCGTATGGTGTTTAACAGATCGGAGCTACTGGACAAGGTATGGGGATTTGAATACGCAGGCGATACACGTACGGTCGATATTCATGTGCAGCGTATCCGAAAAAAACTTGATGATAATCATGCAGCTGGCTCAATGATTGTAACTGTATTTGGTGTAGGTTATAAACTCGATGCTGTGGTACGGACATGAAGTGGACAATTCAGTTTAAAATGGTCGTTCTCTTTGCTGTAATCATTTTTGTTGGTTTTGCAGCCTTACTATTGGCATTTAACAAGGTTAGTGTAGACAATATGTATCGTGAGATCGATAAGGATATGATTTATTACAAAAAAAATCTGGATATTGCGATAAGCCAATATTTTATTCTATTAAACAAGCAGATGAATGAACAAACCATTGAGGCGGAAATTAACGAGATTGAGAAGCAAATCGGTCTCACGATTGGAGGCGAGGTTGATCTTTACCGTGCCGATGCCTCTTCTTATAAATACGCTGAGGGCAAAAGTCAGCCGGTCAAAATTTTTCGTGAGGTTGCAGAGGTGGCTTCAAATTCTACAATCGCATATAGCACAACGATCAATAAGAACCACATCACGGCAAGTCTGGCTACGCCACTAATAAGAGGAGATCAGGTGATAGGCATTATACGCTTTGAAAAGGATTATTCAGAGCTTTTTATACAGCGTATGCAATTTTCAAACACAATTACTGTTTTTGCTATTGTAATATTTGTATGTGTGTTCATTGCCTCGATTTTTATCTCACAGAGGATGACGAAACCGATACGTATATTAATACAACACTCCAGGAATGTTACCAATGGGAGTCTTGACTCTGAAATCGAAGTACACTCACACGATGAAATCGGTGAGTTAGCGAAAAGCTTTTCGAAAATGATCCGGCAAATCCGGGAACAGATTGATGTGATTGAGCATGAACGTGATGAGGTGAAGCTGGTTCAGGAACGCAGTAAGATTTTTTTTGATAATGTGACTCATGAATTGAAGACCCCGCTTACTACAATTCTGGGATATGCTCAAATACTCCGTGATAATGGTTTTACTGATCATGCTTTTTTTGAAAAAGGTTTAAACTACGTTATAAATGAGAGCCGACGTCTTAACAGGATGGTAGTAAATATTTTGGATGCGTCCGTAGCAGCGTCAACAAGACGGAATTTTCAGTTTGAGTCGATGAACATATCGAATGTATTGAAAGAAACCTGTGACGAAATGTCCATTAAGGCAGATAAATATAATATAATGATTGACACCGGAATTGAGAGTAACTTGCTTTTATATGGTGACATCAACAGGCTAAAGGAAGTTTTCATTAATGTATTGGATAATTCTATTAAGTACAGTTATGTTAACTCAACTATTACGGTCAATGCTTTCAAGTCTGGGGACGAGATCAAAATTATGATTTGTGACCAGGGTGAAGGTATCCAAGAGGAAGAACTGGAACGTATTTTTGAACCTTTCTACCGTGATAATGATGTGAATCTTGTAGAAAAGGGCAGTGCAGGCCTAGGTTTATCTATCGTTAAGAATACAATAGA
This window encodes:
- a CDS encoding helix-turn-helix domain-containing protein yields the protein MSQEEREHLEQLINKGKVAGYKIKHAEMLLKSEEGEHGPSWPDTRIAEVYNVSERTVRNLRKRFEAALEREKQTNYRTKLDGEAEAKLIAIACSQPPEGYSRWSVRLLADRLVELEIVDAVSHMTVQRVMKKQTQTMAEETMVYSGSFWRVCCTHGRRARCLPASS
- a CDS encoding MFS transporter; translated protein: MGLPTGLLFVIKADTVDYGEWKSGVRAPGILMSASGVANKLGSGLGSAIPVWLLAAGGYVAKQEQSAKALQMIALSYIWLPVILGVVAILVMAFVYRWEKPHAEIVAELEARRLNNN
- a CDS encoding helix-turn-helix domain-containing protein; the encoded protein is MKSAKRLHFNNQSYFTKSFKKFTGQTPRKFRQLWEIRYN
- a CDS encoding ATP-binding protein, which encodes MCDLQLIHRAVSNLLSNAIKHNPPGTAVTVSLSRNGDRLQMAVTNHGIGI
- a CDS encoding ATP-binding protein encodes the protein MKKWRPVTDGGNQSWNRYLEESSSRIFEPFARNVQARQKEGAGLGLVIASQIAELHGGRLLLQQLPGKTTFILEIPEQRF
- a CDS encoding response regulator transcription factor, producing the protein MRSKKILIIEDEEGIRDILSYSLRKEGFEILEAANGQEGLMLLERNHADLVLLDLMLPDVSGFDICKRLSYTSRTPVIMITAKSDMLDKVLGMELGADDYITKPFDIREVIARIRAIFRRIDQKVESGQPTARETIHLGKTIVIYRNEREVLKDGERVFLTNKEYELLPFFVEHNRMVFNRSELLDKVWGFEYAGDTRTVDIHVQRIRKKLDDNHAAGSMIVTVFGVGYKLDAVVRT
- a CDS encoding sensor histidine kinase, translating into MKWTIQFKMVVLFAVIIFVGFAALLLAFNKVSVDNMYREIDKDMIYYKKNLDIAISQYFILLNKQMNEQTIEAEINEIEKQIGLTIGGEVDLYRADASSYKYAEGKSQPVKIFREVAEVASNSTIAYSTTINKNHITASLATPLIRGDQVIGIIRFEKDYSELFIQRMQFSNTITVFAIVIFVCVFIASIFISQRMTKPIRILIQHSRNVTNGSLDSEIEVHSHDEIGELAKSFSKMIRQIREQIDVIEHERDEVKLVQERSKIFFDNVTHELKTPLTTILGYAQILRDNGFTDHAFFEKGLNYVINESRRLNRMVVNILDASVAASTRRNFQFESMNISNVLKETCDEMSIKADKYNIMIDTGIESNLLLYGDINRLKEVFINVLDNSIKYSYVNSTITVNAFKSGDEIKIMICDQGEGIQEEELERIFEPFYRDNDVNLVEKGSAGLGLSIVKNTIEQHGGKVRMKSIINLGSELQITLPVNSV